A single Kribbella aluminosa DNA region contains:
- a CDS encoding ABC transporter substrate-binding protein, with the protein MIKVRKATLALAVAVTLGAASLAACGGNSSGSGGAAKLVVWDPIATYGESPEQDKAWRGMLAEIDKRFVAKHPGAEIEHKSFGYDGYPQRIASAVAANAAPDIAWDWGDTNWQITEPLNDRLSAQQKSDLTLLEQTVTSAKDGKIHVLPWGTYQGVWVYNKKLFAQAGVEVPTTQAAFLTACDALNGKGIVPSKVSFGAPNWFNRLDALYAGQLIGDISQWNRQGIPYTGPEYKAATVELMKTFDHKCWGDHPESKGTPGDHEQSFMSGKSAMLYARSSVPLAEARKALGKDNVGVFLQPALPGGKPNMDASLAQGMSIMSSSKQKDLAWQYISFYTDVDQQELAWQTVQQLPNNTKVKVTSTDPVLRQLLAWAVDPQFQVGAWPVNPDESQAYARMTPDVVTGRLAVDDFLSKMQVVRTKTKG; encoded by the coding sequence ATGATCAAAGTCAGGAAGGCGACGCTAGCGCTCGCCGTTGCGGTCACCTTGGGGGCCGCCTCCCTAGCGGCGTGTGGGGGTAACAGCTCCGGGTCCGGTGGGGCGGCGAAGCTGGTGGTGTGGGATCCGATCGCCACCTATGGCGAGTCGCCGGAGCAGGACAAGGCGTGGCGGGGCATGCTCGCGGAGATCGACAAGCGGTTCGTGGCGAAGCATCCCGGTGCCGAGATCGAGCACAAGAGCTTCGGGTACGACGGGTACCCGCAACGGATCGCGTCGGCCGTCGCTGCCAACGCCGCCCCGGACATCGCCTGGGACTGGGGCGATACCAACTGGCAGATCACCGAACCGTTGAACGACCGCCTGAGTGCCCAGCAGAAGTCCGATCTGACGCTGCTCGAGCAGACCGTGACCTCGGCGAAGGACGGCAAGATCCACGTCTTGCCATGGGGGACCTATCAAGGAGTCTGGGTCTACAACAAGAAGCTGTTCGCCCAGGCGGGCGTCGAGGTGCCGACGACGCAGGCGGCCTTCCTGACGGCATGTGACGCCCTGAACGGCAAGGGCATTGTGCCGTCGAAGGTCTCGTTCGGCGCGCCGAACTGGTTCAACCGGCTCGACGCGTTGTACGCGGGCCAGTTGATCGGCGACATCTCGCAGTGGAACCGGCAGGGCATCCCCTACACCGGCCCGGAGTACAAGGCTGCAACGGTCGAGTTGATGAAGACGTTCGACCACAAGTGCTGGGGAGACCATCCTGAGTCCAAGGGCACGCCAGGCGATCATGAGCAGAGTTTCATGTCCGGGAAGAGCGCGATGCTGTACGCGCGGTCGTCGGTCCCACTGGCCGAGGCGCGCAAGGCGCTCGGCAAGGACAACGTCGGGGTGTTTCTGCAGCCGGCTCTGCCCGGTGGGAAGCCCAACATGGATGCGAGCCTCGCCCAGGGCATGTCGATCATGTCGAGCAGCAAGCAGAAGGATCTGGCCTGGCAGTACATCTCGTTCTACACCGACGTGGATCAGCAGGAGCTTGCCTGGCAGACAGTCCAGCAGTTGCCGAACAACACCAAGGTCAAGGTGACCTCGACCGATCCGGTACTGCGGCAGTTGCTCGCGTGGGCGGTGGACCCGCAGTTCCAGGTCGGTGCGTGGCCGGTGAATCCGGACGAGTCGCAGGCGTACGCCCGGATGACGCCCGATGTGGTGACCGGCAGGCTGGCGGTGGACGACTTCCTCAGCAAGATGCAAGTCGTCCGTACCAAGACCAAAGGGTGA
- a CDS encoding ABC transporter permease, which produces MIPPVACILLLLAYPTFLGLYRGFTDWRPGLSSAFVGLQNFRTLVADPVFWQVLRNSLFYLLGVPFQILIPLMVALMLYERVPKASWFRTIYLFPLVFSSAILGLLFQSILNPEGLLNRFASGVGLGVLAQSWLDDPGLVKPTILAVALWGGLGVNVLIFHAALSAIPTELFEAAEIDGASWWGRLRHVMIPGIMPVLLGLTFMGIVDVFVRYFALINVLTKGGPNNASASTEYDLWSRAFEVFHYGEASAEAGVLLVIVAVLAGVVVVLRRWAGRDGRAARPSHGPSVVERMKYSALGKAVRGAARATSTRLAGLGPRLRWSPIRLLIAVLIVGVFVLPMIYLLSTSVKTKADFDAHPVSLFPRSFTLDFVREAWERASLGQAMLNSLVTAVIAVSLSVLLSTMAAFWVLRSGVRRRGVLFGFVGVFYFLPALVWVIPLNSVLVQFGLGNNLVVLGVVQGVVQLPFGIALMSAFMLRGFPTEVLESASIDGANLMQQFLRIVVPLSLPGIAALVSLVLTYVWGDFLLSLVLIQDPDKFPATLAVTQLVGKSSPALQVTAAAGLISFVPLLLFFAFAQKAMVRGISSGVGRV; this is translated from the coding sequence GTGATTCCGCCGGTGGCGTGCATCCTGTTGCTACTGGCGTATCCGACCTTCCTGGGCCTGTACCGGGGTTTCACCGACTGGCGCCCGGGGCTCAGCAGCGCGTTCGTCGGCCTGCAGAACTTCCGGACCCTGGTCGCCGATCCGGTGTTCTGGCAGGTCCTGCGCAACAGCCTCTTCTACCTCCTCGGGGTCCCGTTCCAGATCCTGATCCCGTTGATGGTCGCGTTGATGCTGTACGAGCGGGTCCCGAAGGCGTCCTGGTTCCGCACCATCTATCTGTTCCCGCTGGTGTTCTCGTCGGCGATCCTCGGGCTGCTGTTCCAGTCCATCCTGAATCCCGAAGGACTGCTCAACCGTTTCGCCTCCGGAGTGGGTCTGGGAGTCCTGGCGCAGAGCTGGCTCGATGATCCAGGTCTGGTGAAGCCGACCATCCTGGCGGTTGCGCTGTGGGGCGGGCTCGGCGTCAACGTACTGATCTTCCATGCCGCGCTGTCGGCGATCCCGACCGAGTTGTTCGAGGCCGCTGAAATAGACGGCGCTTCCTGGTGGGGGAGGCTGCGCCACGTCATGATTCCGGGGATCATGCCGGTGCTGCTCGGCCTGACCTTCATGGGCATCGTCGATGTGTTCGTGCGGTACTTCGCGCTGATCAACGTCTTGACCAAGGGCGGGCCGAACAACGCGAGCGCGTCGACCGAGTACGACCTGTGGTCCAGGGCGTTCGAGGTGTTCCACTACGGGGAGGCGTCGGCCGAGGCCGGCGTGCTGCTCGTGATCGTCGCCGTACTCGCGGGTGTGGTGGTCGTCCTTCGCCGTTGGGCCGGCCGCGACGGACGGGCAGCGCGTCCGAGTCACGGTCCATCGGTGGTGGAGCGGATGAAGTACTCCGCGCTGGGCAAGGCGGTCCGAGGGGCGGCCCGGGCGACCTCAACGCGGTTGGCCGGCCTCGGACCACGCCTGCGGTGGAGTCCGATCCGGCTACTGATCGCAGTGCTGATCGTCGGCGTGTTCGTGTTGCCGATGATCTACCTGCTGAGCACCTCGGTGAAGACCAAGGCGGACTTCGACGCCCACCCGGTCAGTCTGTTCCCGCGATCCTTCACGCTGGACTTCGTCCGGGAGGCCTGGGAACGGGCGAGTCTCGGCCAGGCGATGCTCAACTCACTGGTCACGGCCGTCATCGCCGTGTCTCTGAGCGTCTTGCTGTCCACGATGGCCGCGTTCTGGGTACTGCGCAGTGGCGTTCGGCGCCGGGGTGTGCTGTTCGGCTTCGTCGGCGTGTTCTACTTCCTGCCGGCGCTGGTTTGGGTGATCCCGCTGAACAGTGTCCTGGTGCAGTTCGGGCTCGGGAACAACCTCGTCGTGCTCGGTGTGGTGCAGGGCGTGGTCCAGCTGCCGTTCGGCATCGCCCTCATGTCAGCCTTCATGCTCCGTGGGTTCCCGACCGAGGTGCTCGAGTCGGCCAGCATCGACGGCGCCAACCTGATGCAGCAGTTCCTCCGGATCGTCGTACCACTCAGCCTGCCGGGCATCGCCGCGTTGGTCTCGCTGGTGCTGACCTACGTGTGGGGCGACTTCCTGCTCAGCCTCGTCCTGATCCAGGACCCGGACAAGTTCCCAGCCACGCTGGCAGTGACCCAACTGGTCGGCAAATCGTCCCCGGCGCTGCAGGTCACCGCCGCCGCGGGACTCATCTCGTTCGTCCCGCTCCTGCTGTTCTTCGCGTTCGCACAGAAGGCGATGGTGCGTGGCATCAGCTCGGGAGTCGGCCGGGTCTAG
- a CDS encoding mandelate racemase/muconate lactonizing enzyme family protein, which translates to MKISRIDCHVLVDPDYDPAATSSAQDDIVVEVHTDEGLVGIGESDINPWIARACIEAPGTHTMDLGLRNLVLGMDPLDPAAVWQRAYLGTAMAGRRGALIHALGAIDMALWDIRGKAAGKPVWQLLGEQRTDPIRAYASLEPEIGDFDGYVASMVGWARTAVSLGFQAVKAEATFSGPYANMGLLADDEKMTELLTAVRSAIGPDIALMVDVQYAFDSVDRAQRSMDAWSELDLFFVETPLWIDDLDGYAKLVAGSNIKVAAGEWQATRHEFADLIHRGNLDVVQPDIGRVGGLTEALAVCELAASAGRLVVPHVWKTGISLAAAAQLATVTPHMPYFEFLHPDVCESRLRKELVTDEVSIVDGAIQPPAKPGLGVELNRDRLEEFSDAAARLYS; encoded by the coding sequence ATGAAAATCAGTCGTATCGACTGCCATGTTCTGGTCGACCCGGACTACGACCCGGCCGCGACCAGCTCGGCCCAGGACGACATCGTGGTCGAGGTACACACCGACGAAGGCCTGGTCGGCATCGGTGAGTCTGACATCAACCCCTGGATCGCCCGCGCCTGCATCGAGGCGCCCGGCACTCACACGATGGATCTCGGACTCCGCAACCTCGTACTCGGCATGGACCCTCTCGACCCGGCAGCAGTCTGGCAGCGGGCCTACCTCGGTACGGCGATGGCCGGCCGCCGTGGGGCGCTGATCCATGCCCTCGGCGCCATCGACATGGCGCTGTGGGACATTCGCGGAAAGGCCGCGGGCAAACCGGTCTGGCAACTGCTCGGCGAGCAACGCACCGACCCGATCCGGGCGTACGCCTCGCTCGAACCCGAGATCGGTGACTTCGACGGTTACGTCGCCTCGATGGTCGGCTGGGCCAGAACTGCGGTATCACTGGGCTTTCAGGCCGTCAAAGCCGAAGCGACCTTCTCCGGGCCCTACGCCAACATGGGTCTGCTGGCCGACGACGAGAAGATGACCGAGCTGCTCACGGCGGTCCGTTCGGCCATCGGCCCCGACATCGCCTTGATGGTCGACGTCCAGTATGCCTTCGACTCCGTCGACCGCGCCCAGCGGAGCATGGATGCCTGGTCGGAGCTCGACTTGTTCTTCGTCGAGACACCCTTGTGGATCGACGACCTCGACGGGTATGCCAAGCTGGTGGCCGGCAGCAACATCAAGGTCGCGGCCGGTGAGTGGCAGGCGACCCGGCACGAGTTCGCGGACCTGATTCATCGAGGCAACCTCGACGTCGTCCAGCCCGACATCGGTCGAGTCGGTGGACTCACGGAAGCTCTCGCCGTCTGTGAACTGGCTGCGTCGGCCGGCCGGCTGGTCGTGCCACACGTCTGGAAGACAGGGATCTCGCTGGCAGCCGCCGCGCAGTTGGCCACTGTGACGCCGCATATGCCGTACTTCGAGTTCCTGCACCCGGATGTCTGCGAGTCGCGGCTGCGCAAGGAGCTGGTCACCGACGAAGTGAGCATCGTCGACGGCGCGATTCAGCCACCCGCGAAGCCAGGACTGGGCGTCGAGCTGAATCGGGACAGGCTCGAGGAGTTCAGCGATGCTGCGGCCAGGCTCTACTCATGA
- a CDS encoding sulfatase family protein: MTGADRRRNLLILVDDQHRWDALGCAGADRHPSWLSDATAVRTPNLDRLAAEGTRFTQAVCTVAPCVPSRHSFITGMGARQTGVLTNMHYWPNQPLYPSVGTICSGLGYDTAAIGKMHWKPHSAPPEHVPDRRGFAFRASYDGPGTDGPCDRLYTDFATTEEVEEIRRWPDRFGRGGENRAGYVGEVTSIRGERLPDAWLADQAVTYLRDRRRTERPFCLVVSLDRPHPESVVAKEYADLYDPAAMPLPPSPPSRVEEQDWYLRFLRSDHGWSTMTEHEHRLSIARYLASVTFVDDCLGKVLDALDETGLTDDTVVCFLSDHGEMLGERDRCFSKYSLYDSAVRVPLLVRWPGVGVPGAFSDAPVELTDLMPTWLDALGLEQPRRLPGMSLRPLLEGASAAQAGWRTASLTELYTAASEGGPPRAQWAVRNREYKLIERSSGANALYDLEVDPGEFVNLIDDPARSEVCEELRATLLHRLMTEAEDCPAGDPAAVAIASGRATRSSSPSERSA, from the coding sequence ATGACCGGAGCGGATCGGCGGCGGAATCTGCTGATACTCGTCGACGACCAGCACCGATGGGACGCGCTCGGTTGCGCCGGAGCGGACCGGCACCCGTCGTGGCTCAGCGACGCAACCGCAGTCCGGACCCCGAACCTCGACCGGTTGGCCGCCGAGGGAACCCGCTTCACCCAGGCGGTCTGTACCGTCGCACCGTGCGTGCCGAGCCGGCACTCCTTCATCACCGGGATGGGCGCCCGCCAGACCGGCGTACTCACCAACATGCACTACTGGCCCAACCAGCCGCTGTATCCATCGGTCGGGACGATCTGTTCGGGCCTCGGCTACGACACGGCCGCGATCGGGAAGATGCACTGGAAGCCGCATTCGGCCCCGCCCGAGCACGTGCCTGACCGCCGCGGCTTCGCGTTCCGGGCCTCGTACGACGGACCGGGTACCGACGGCCCGTGCGACAGGCTGTACACGGATTTCGCGACCACCGAGGAGGTCGAGGAGATCCGGCGCTGGCCGGACCGCTTCGGTCGCGGCGGCGAGAACCGCGCCGGGTATGTCGGCGAGGTCACCTCGATCCGTGGCGAGCGACTTCCGGATGCGTGGCTTGCGGATCAAGCGGTGACCTATCTGCGGGATCGGCGCCGTACCGAGCGGCCGTTCTGTCTGGTCGTGAGCCTGGATCGGCCGCACCCGGAGAGTGTGGTCGCCAAGGAGTACGCCGACCTGTACGACCCGGCAGCCATGCCCCTGCCGCCGTCTCCGCCGTCACGTGTCGAGGAGCAGGACTGGTACTTGCGCTTTCTCCGCTCCGACCACGGTTGGAGCACCATGACCGAGCACGAGCACCGGCTCAGCATCGCCCGGTATCTGGCCAGTGTCACCTTTGTCGATGACTGCCTCGGCAAGGTCCTTGACGCACTCGACGAGACCGGACTCACGGATGACACCGTGGTGTGCTTCCTTAGTGATCACGGCGAGATGCTGGGCGAGCGAGACCGATGCTTCTCGAAGTACAGCCTGTACGACTCTGCCGTTCGGGTCCCGCTGCTCGTGCGGTGGCCGGGTGTCGGTGTCCCCGGCGCTTTCAGCGACGCTCCGGTCGAACTGACGGACCTCATGCCGACGTGGCTCGACGCGTTGGGGCTGGAGCAGCCGCGACGGCTGCCGGGCATGAGCCTCCGGCCGCTGCTCGAAGGCGCGTCGGCTGCCCAGGCGGGTTGGCGAACCGCCTCGCTCACCGAGCTGTACACCGCCGCGTCGGAGGGCGGTCCGCCCCGTGCTCAATGGGCAGTCCGGAATCGCGAGTACAAGTTGATCGAGCGTTCGAGCGGCGCCAACGCGCTGTACGACCTGGAAGTCGACCCCGGTGAGTTCGTGAACCTGATCGACGATCCTGCTCGGTCGGAGGTGTGTGAAGAACTACGTGCGACGCTCCTGCACCGCCTGATGACCGAAGCCGAGGACTGTCCGGCCGGTGATCCGGCCGCGGTAGCCATTGCGTCCGGCAGAGCAACACGATCTTCCTCGCCGAGTGAGAGGTCAGCATGA
- a CDS encoding glycoside hydrolase → MKPSRISALVVTSLLVASLTGPAAGAGPAPKGSDAVSLQIAGGRVSVATSTLAIAAITSQGTPLTVSGPAVEDLGPAEDVQQGGNRASWTLPAKHLAVEAVSRAGRLEIVIRSNVDQSLSWPVTGTDPAVRTLQIPRGEGLSVPVGDPLWNSTGVWGSGGAGLDGVDMPLVGDLNLPFWGYSTGRGGVSYLSPTDIDTSLWFASRNGRLQTTAVHDFSARQETRDFMVAFALTGGSPIAAAKDYRQWLIQHHQLRTLQEKAQTSPEINKLRGAFHAYLWGGGRTAAAIDKLKAAGVSRMLLSWDADAHPMPADAIQAAKRDGYLAGPYDTWDNAQPPESADAPTSAWPSPVWDQACVRNADGTVVSGFGGRGCYLSSQALAQAEPNHHYLADRIAAMTADHPNAYFMDVDAAGEFFTDYSAAHPMNEKQDRENRLERMGWLSERYHLVLGSEKAGGWSNSVVAFSHGSASVNMNSYWPFTHTPEWGSWSPAERPAFFFKPATMPDALRTAMWDPKYRAPLYSAVLHDSIVNLDRWELSYYKVNGVQQDRALLAMVSANPLNFVLDAGVITQRGAEIARLQRAFQPLHEATFNLPVTGFRYLGQGTDVQQSTFGAGAATVTANFGAQAFHGLPGKCARITISGQPTRQFCP, encoded by the coding sequence ATGAAGCCGTCCCGAATCAGTGCACTTGTCGTCACGTCGCTCCTCGTCGCAAGCCTGACCGGTCCGGCTGCTGGCGCCGGTCCGGCTCCCAAAGGCAGCGACGCGGTCAGCCTGCAGATCGCCGGTGGTCGCGTGTCCGTGGCCACGAGTACGTTGGCGATCGCGGCGATCACCAGCCAAGGCACTCCTCTGACTGTGTCGGGGCCGGCTGTGGAGGATCTCGGACCGGCCGAAGATGTTCAGCAGGGTGGCAACCGAGCCAGCTGGACCCTGCCGGCCAAGCACCTGGCTGTCGAGGCGGTCAGCAGGGCCGGCCGGCTCGAGATCGTCATCCGGTCGAACGTCGACCAGTCATTGTCCTGGCCCGTCACCGGCACCGATCCCGCTGTCCGCACCTTGCAGATCCCACGCGGCGAAGGGCTGTCCGTTCCGGTCGGCGACCCGCTCTGGAACAGCACTGGCGTCTGGGGCAGCGGTGGCGCCGGACTGGACGGCGTCGACATGCCGTTGGTCGGTGATCTGAACCTGCCGTTCTGGGGCTACAGCACTGGCCGCGGGGGAGTGAGCTACCTGTCTCCGACGGACATCGACACCAGCTTGTGGTTCGCCAGCCGTAACGGGCGTCTGCAGACCACGGCCGTGCACGACTTCTCGGCCCGCCAGGAGACGCGGGACTTCATGGTCGCCTTCGCCCTGACCGGGGGCTCTCCGATCGCCGCCGCCAAGGATTACCGGCAATGGCTGATCCAGCACCACCAACTGCGCACGCTGCAGGAGAAGGCCCAGACCAGCCCCGAGATCAACAAGCTCCGCGGTGCGTTCCACGCCTACCTGTGGGGCGGCGGTCGCACGGCCGCAGCGATCGACAAGCTCAAGGCGGCCGGAGTCAGCAGAATGCTGCTCAGCTGGGACGCCGATGCTCACCCGATGCCGGCGGATGCGATTCAGGCAGCGAAACGCGACGGCTACCTCGCCGGACCGTACGATACGTGGGACAACGCGCAGCCGCCGGAAAGCGCCGACGCACCCACGTCGGCCTGGCCGTCACCCGTCTGGGATCAGGCCTGCGTCCGGAACGCCGACGGCACTGTTGTCAGTGGCTTCGGCGGGCGAGGCTGCTACCTGAGTTCGCAGGCGCTGGCGCAGGCCGAACCCAACCATCATTACCTCGCCGACCGGATCGCGGCGATGACCGCTGACCATCCGAACGCGTACTTCATGGACGTGGACGCGGCCGGCGAGTTCTTCACCGACTACAGTGCCGCGCACCCGATGAACGAGAAGCAGGACCGGGAGAACAGACTGGAGCGGATGGGCTGGTTGTCGGAGCGTTATCACCTGGTGCTCGGCTCCGAGAAGGCCGGCGGCTGGTCGAACTCGGTGGTCGCGTTCAGCCACGGATCCGCGTCCGTCAACATGAACAGCTACTGGCCGTTCACCCACACGCCGGAGTGGGGCAGTTGGTCCCCTGCAGAGCGGCCGGCGTTCTTCTTCAAGCCTGCGACCATGCCCGACGCGCTCCGGACGGCCATGTGGGACCCGAAGTACCGTGCGCCGTTGTACTCCGCCGTCCTGCACGACTCGATCGTGAACCTGGATCGATGGGAGCTGTCCTATTACAAGGTCAACGGCGTACAGCAGGACCGGGCCTTGCTGGCCATGGTGTCCGCCAATCCCCTCAACTTCGTGCTTGACGCCGGTGTCATCACTCAGCGCGGTGCGGAGATCGCCCGGCTGCAGCGGGCGTTCCAGCCATTGCACGAGGCAACGTTCAATCTCCCGGTCACCGGCTTCCGCTACCTGGGCCAGGGGACCGATGTCCAGCAGTCAACCTTCGGCGCCGGCGCGGCGACGGTGACCGCCAACTTCGGCGCACAGGCTTTTCACGGCCTGCCGGGCAAGTGCGCACGGATCACGATCAGCGGGCAGCCGACCCGGCAGTTCTGCCCGTGA
- a CDS encoding LacI family DNA-binding transcriptional regulator: MDAKQTPRLIDIAAKVGVHPSVVSRTLRQDPTLSIRPDTRERIEQTARQMGYRGNAQARALRGASTGAVGMVMPSLRNPVWAEIVRGVLAEAVRWNLAVLVAEVPDDRGNDEEYVRLVEEGRIDGLLLGSSEPAERSSAWPPTQVPSVHVNRAVKDAACNITMDETRAVGLFVDHLTALGHRRITLIDGPATVDTTHRRSVALQRLGEERGLEVQIVNAPYNEQGGHDAMARLLRRAAKQRPTAVGVASLNQALGALAATRTRGVAVPSDLSMICLDDDPILGFLDIQLTAVRMPLFELGEAAMQALGERLSGGNPLSREIEDPIELVGRSSTASVPVR; encoded by the coding sequence ATGGACGCCAAGCAGACACCAAGACTGATCGACATCGCTGCCAAAGTTGGTGTCCATCCGTCCGTCGTGTCGCGGACGCTGCGACAGGACCCGACTCTTTCCATCCGTCCGGACACGCGGGAGCGCATCGAGCAGACGGCTCGCCAGATGGGCTACCGCGGGAACGCCCAGGCCCGCGCACTCAGGGGAGCGTCCACTGGCGCTGTCGGCATGGTCATGCCGTCGCTGCGTAACCCCGTGTGGGCTGAGATCGTCCGTGGGGTGCTCGCCGAGGCCGTTCGCTGGAATCTTGCCGTGCTCGTCGCGGAAGTGCCCGACGACCGCGGCAACGACGAGGAGTACGTGCGGCTGGTGGAGGAGGGCCGGATCGACGGGCTGCTGCTCGGAAGCTCTGAGCCCGCGGAGCGATCGAGCGCCTGGCCACCCACGCAGGTACCGTCGGTGCACGTCAACCGGGCGGTGAAGGACGCGGCGTGCAACATCACCATGGACGAGACACGCGCGGTCGGCCTCTTCGTCGATCACCTGACCGCCCTCGGGCATCGCCGGATCACCCTGATCGACGGCCCAGCCACCGTCGACACCACCCACCGTCGCTCGGTCGCCTTGCAGCGCTTGGGCGAGGAACGGGGTCTGGAGGTACAGATCGTCAACGCGCCCTACAACGAGCAGGGCGGGCACGATGCCATGGCACGGCTGCTGCGCCGAGCTGCCAAACAACGACCGACCGCGGTCGGCGTGGCCAGCCTCAACCAGGCCCTCGGAGCGTTGGCCGCCACTCGCACCCGTGGTGTCGCCGTGCCGTCCGACCTGAGCATGATCTGTCTCGACGACGACCCGATTCTGGGCTTCCTCGACATCCAGCTGACCGCGGTCCGGATGCCCCTGTTCGAGCTCGGCGAAGCCGCGATGCAGGCGCTGGGCGAGCGGCTGAGCGGCGGCAACCCGCTCAGCCGGGAGATCGAGGATCCGATCGAGCTGGTCGGCAGGAGTTCGACCGCTTCCGTGCCGGTTCGATGA
- a CDS encoding glycoside hydrolase family 31 protein produces the protein MSDSVALERLPGELWWGGAVADGDDMPYDSRFGRDLSIWLGDNQGSPLLLSSLGRHVWCDDPISFSFEGNLLRVTSAGGPVVVGSGGSSLRDAFRAASTAYFPATGTSPDPRMFTTPQYNTWIELVYDQTQQRILDYAHAIIDNGYPPGVLMIDDNWQEDYGVWNFHPARFPDPHTLINQLHDLGFTIMLWTCPFISPDSPTFRTLEHHQLLLRDHTGTTAIRRWWNGYSALLDLTNPHTTTWLHHQLTNLQTRYRIDGFKFDAGDPRFYRDTDQPHTPTTPNQHTQTWADIGLNYPLNEYRACWKHAGQPLAQRQTDLDPTWSRLGLGSIVAWGIAQGLLGYAFNCPDMIGGGLASQFELVSYVADSERFVRWAQAAALFPMMQFSLAPWRVLTESENAIVREAISIRERLAPYLCGLVEHAATTGEPILRSMEYVFPHQGYARITDQFMLGNDILVAPVLEKVRAPAPSLFRQASGNGTTRRFSPGQRSSRSMPPWSRCPGSSA, from the coding sequence GTGTCCGACTCTGTTGCTCTCGAGCGGTTGCCTGGCGAGCTTTGGTGGGGAGGTGCCGTTGCCGACGGCGACGACATGCCGTACGACTCGCGCTTCGGCCGTGACCTCTCGATCTGGCTGGGCGACAATCAGGGCAGCCCGCTGCTCCTGTCGAGCCTGGGGCGTCACGTCTGGTGCGACGACCCGATCAGCTTCTCCTTTGAAGGAAACTTGTTGCGGGTGACATCGGCGGGTGGTCCGGTGGTGGTGGGGTCGGGCGGGTCATCCCTGCGCGACGCGTTCCGGGCCGCGAGCACCGCGTACTTCCCCGCCACCGGGACCAGCCCGGACCCGCGCATGTTCACCACCCCGCAGTACAACACCTGGATCGAACTCGTCTACGACCAGACCCAGCAACGCATCCTCGACTACGCCCACGCCATCATCGACAACGGCTACCCACCCGGCGTACTCATGATCGACGACAACTGGCAAGAAGACTACGGCGTCTGGAACTTCCACCCCGCCCGCTTCCCCGACCCCCACACCCTCATCAACCAACTCCACGACCTCGGCTTCACCATCATGCTCTGGACCTGCCCCTTCATCTCACCCGACAGCCCCACCTTCCGCACCCTCGAACACCACCAGCTCCTCCTCCGCGACCACACCGGCACCACCGCCATCCGCCGCTGGTGGAACGGCTACAGCGCCCTCCTCGACCTCACCAACCCCCACACCACCACCTGGCTCCACCACCAACTCACCAACCTCCAAACCCGCTACCGCATCGACGGGTTCAAATTCGACGCCGGCGACCCCCGCTTCTACCGCGACACCGACCAGCCCCACACCCCCACCACCCCCAACCAACACACCCAAACCTGGGCCGACATCGGCCTCAACTACCCCCTCAACGAATACCGCGCCTGCTGGAAACACGCCGGCCAACCACTCGCCCAACGACAGACCGACCTCGACCCGACCTGGAGCCGGCTCGGGCTGGGATCGATCGTTGCCTGGGGCATCGCTCAGGGCCTGCTCGGCTACGCGTTCAACTGCCCGGACATGATCGGCGGCGGACTCGCCTCGCAGTTCGAGCTGGTCAGCTACGTGGCAGACTCCGAACGGTTCGTGCGGTGGGCGCAGGCCGCTGCACTGTTCCCGATGATGCAGTTCTCCCTCGCGCCCTGGCGTGTCCTCACCGAGTCGGAGAACGCGATCGTCCGGGAGGCGATATCCATCCGTGAACGACTTGCCCCCTACCTGTGCGGTTTGGTCGAGCACGCTGCGACGACCGGTGAACCGATCCTGCGCAGCATGGAGTACGTCTTCCCGCACCAGGGCTACGCCCGGATCACCGACCAGTTCATGCTCGGTAACGACATCCTCGTCGCGCCAGTCCTCGAAAAGGTGCGCGCACCCGCACCGTCGCTGTTCCGCCAGGCGAGTGGCAACGGGACGACCAGACGATTCTCACCGGGCCAGAGGTCCTCGAGGTCGATGCCCCCTTGGAGTCGCTGCCCTGGTTCAAGCGCCTGA